One segment of Paenibacillus sp. FSL R7-0337 DNA contains the following:
- a CDS encoding cation diffusion facilitator family transporter, with protein MENYSDIKQSEKGAWLSLLAYILLSAVKLFIGTVSGSQALLADGLNNSTDIIASLAILTGLRISRRPPDSNHSYGHFRAETVAALVASFIMIAVGFQVLYQGVNKFIQPVLETPDLIAAWTAAACAVVMIAVYRYNIRLARNLNSNSMHAVAQDNRSDALVSMGAFVGIIGSQFGIPWLDPLTATIVGLLICKTAWDIFRKATHDLTDGFDAGKLEQMKQTVAEIEGVESIKDIKARIHGNNVLVDTTVLVDSSLNVVQSHDITEEIEDQLKDRHQVATVLVHIEPM; from the coding sequence TTGGAAAATTACAGCGATATCAAACAAAGTGAAAAAGGAGCATGGCTAAGTCTATTAGCATACATACTCTTATCTGCCGTCAAATTATTCATAGGAACGGTGTCAGGCTCTCAGGCTCTCCTTGCTGACGGGCTGAATAACAGCACCGACATTATTGCTTCTCTGGCTATCCTGACCGGGCTTAGGATTTCCCGCAGACCCCCGGATTCCAATCATAGCTATGGTCATTTCAGAGCAGAGACAGTTGCCGCACTGGTCGCCTCTTTTATCATGATTGCTGTAGGCTTCCAAGTGCTCTATCAGGGTGTGAACAAATTCATTCAGCCTGTGCTGGAGACCCCTGATCTGATCGCCGCGTGGACGGCAGCTGCCTGTGCTGTGGTTATGATCGCAGTCTACCGTTATAACATCAGGCTTGCCCGCAACCTGAACAGCAATTCAATGCATGCAGTGGCGCAGGACAACCGTTCGGATGCGCTGGTCAGCATGGGAGCCTTCGTCGGCATTATCGGCTCACAGTTCGGAATTCCCTGGTTAGATCCGCTCACAGCCACGATTGTCGGACTGCTGATCTGCAAGACAGCCTGGGATATTTTCCGCAAAGCTACACATGACCTCACCGATGGCTTCGATGCCGGTAAGCTTGAGCAGATGAAGCAGACGGTCGCTGAGATTGAAGGTGTGGAGTCGATTAAGGATATCAAGGCCCGTATTCACGGCAATAATGTGCTGGTCGATACTACAGTGCTGGTGGATTCCAGTCTCAATGTGGTGCAGAGTCACGATATTACGGAGGAGATCGAAGATCAGCTCAAGGACCGTCATCAGGTCGCTACCGTGCTAGTCCATATCGAACCGATGTGA
- a CDS encoding ferritin — translation MKEQLMNTLNEQMNFEFYSAHVYLAMAAYCSGESLDGFANFFLVQAEEERFHAMKIYKFLNDRDYRATLAAMPEPNNEYSSMLDAFEHAFAHEQQNTKKFYHLADLALDEREHATIYFLKWFIDEQVEEEALFSNIIAKLKRIETDSNAFYMLDAEFAARSFTPPAE, via the coding sequence ATGAAAGAGCAATTAATGAACACGCTTAATGAACAAATGAATTTCGAATTCTATTCTGCGCATGTCTATCTTGCGATGGCTGCGTACTGTTCCGGTGAGAGCCTGGACGGATTCGCCAATTTCTTTTTGGTGCAGGCTGAAGAAGAACGGTTCCATGCCATGAAGATCTACAAATTCCTGAATGACCGTGATTATCGGGCAACCCTTGCGGCAATGCCTGAACCGAACAATGAGTATAGCTCTATGCTGGATGCGTTCGAGCATGCCTTCGCGCATGAGCAGCAGAATACGAAGAAATTCTATCATCTGGCGGATCTGGCCCTGGATGAACGGGAGCATGCGACGATCTATTTCCTGAAATGGTTCATTGATGAGCAGGTGGAAGAGGAGGCGCTCTTCAGCAACATTATCGCCAAGCTCAAACGGATCGAAACCGACAGCAACGCCTTCTATATGCTGGATGCAGAATTTGCAGCACGTTCGTTTACTCCTCCAGCGGAGTAG
- the nagZ gene encoding beta-N-acetylhexosaminidase, protein MKWFSLQKINNNPLRHSLLPLAASACLLLASGCEGNGNSAQVSTNTGSTPAASAASPAAVQTPGATEAEATPSPEASATPDPVSRKLSGMTLEEKIGQMLLVGVQGKTAGAEARKMIAEDKVGGIILYSGNVGNLKELVQLTNALKQSNSGNPAPLFISVDQEGGKVSRLPDDYAAFPSNAAVGSGDDATAAGTLGELLGRAVKSSGFNMDFAPVLDINSNPDNPVIGDRSFGNSAELVTRLGIAEMKGLERAGVIPVVKHYPGHGDTSVDSHLELPVINKTETQLAALEWLPFQAAIREKADAVMVAHILYPKLDPDKPASLSQVIIGQQLRGQMGYEGVVITDDMTMGAIIKNYSLPAAAVESVLAGSDILLVAHEYKNEQAVRAALLDSVKNGSVSEARIDESVYRILSLKAKYQLTDEAVPLPDLAGLNSDIQAWRKPFMRK, encoded by the coding sequence ATGAAATGGTTCAGCCTTCAGAAGATAAACAATAATCCACTCCGCCACTCTCTCCTCCCCCTCGCCGCCTCCGCCTGCCTGCTTCTGGCAAGCGGCTGTGAGGGGAATGGAAATTCCGCACAGGTTAGTACCAATACCGGCTCCACCCCTGCTGCGTCAGCAGCCTCTCCGGCCGCCGTACAGACACCAGGAGCAACCGAAGCAGAAGCGACACCGTCACCTGAGGCTTCGGCCACTCCTGACCCCGTCTCCCGGAAGCTCTCCGGAATGACCCTGGAGGAGAAGATCGGGCAGATGCTGCTGGTCGGCGTCCAAGGCAAAACAGCAGGTGCTGAAGCGCGGAAGATGATTGCCGAAGATAAGGTGGGCGGAATCATTCTGTATTCGGGTAATGTCGGCAACTTGAAGGAGCTGGTGCAGCTGACCAACGCCTTGAAGCAGAGTAATTCGGGGAATCCCGCGCCGCTGTTCATTAGTGTCGATCAGGAAGGCGGCAAGGTCAGCCGTCTTCCTGATGACTACGCCGCCTTCCCCTCGAACGCTGCTGTCGGCAGCGGAGACGATGCCACAGCTGCCGGAACGTTGGGCGAGCTGCTCGGACGGGCGGTGAAATCCTCCGGCTTCAATATGGACTTCGCGCCGGTGCTCGATATCAACAGTAACCCGGATAATCCGGTAATTGGTGACCGTTCCTTCGGCAACAGCGCAGAGCTGGTCACCCGGCTAGGCATTGCCGAGATGAAGGGGCTTGAGCGCGCAGGCGTCATTCCCGTGGTCAAGCATTATCCAGGCCATGGCGATACCTCGGTAGACTCACACCTGGAGCTGCCTGTGATCAACAAGACAGAGACCCAGCTGGCAGCACTGGAATGGCTGCCATTCCAGGCAGCGATCCGGGAGAAGGCCGATGCTGTAATGGTGGCCCATATTCTATATCCGAAGCTCGACCCGGACAAGCCAGCGTCTCTGTCCCAAGTGATTATCGGCCAGCAGCTGCGCGGGCAGATGGGATACGAAGGGGTTGTCATTACGGATGACATGACCATGGGCGCAATCATCAAGAATTACAGCCTCCCTGCTGCGGCAGTAGAATCCGTATTGGCCGGCAGCGATATCCTGCTTGTCGCCCATGAATACAAGAACGAGCAAGCCGTACGCGCCGCACTGCTGGACAGTGTCAAGAACGGCAGCGTCTCCGAAGCCCGGATTGACGAGAGTGTCTACCGGATTCTGTCGCTGAAGGCCAAGTATCAGTTAACGGACGAAGCAGTGCCCTTGCCTGATCTTGCTGGCCTGAACAGTGACATCCAGGCTTGGCGTAAGCCGTTCATGCGGAAGTAA
- a CDS encoding efflux RND transporter periplasmic adaptor subunit, producing the protein MKRTLKKSLKWIIILGIIGTAGYFGYTKFFKADETADLPPEPMQVISFPVTEETLTSTVQIKGRSQYQQETLVYAPFASKVTSWKVENGAQVKKGQVLFTLDQSTLRNEIATAEATARKAKLEGELNAFVSQQEDDSSAPAGTEAERLKALAAQETARLSDELNQVNAEIQAKELAEKKTKLNTAVFHAPENGIFLFDSSKERPQTVTDNQYIGKIVDTNKVEFIAQVGEQDIFRIKKGMKVKVKMTAVKDLVLNGEVTGVAKFATTTTGQNTAGQLPQFEVVISMQPDEHLMGGLSLSGDVETSRKEKAVVVSNIAVIREGDLAFVMVDKGNGQYERKEIKTGMETTDKTEVLSGLKAGDTVVLQ; encoded by the coding sequence ATGAAGAGGACTCTAAAGAAGAGCCTGAAATGGATCATAATCTTAGGTATCATCGGAACTGCCGGTTATTTCGGATATACCAAATTCTTCAAGGCTGATGAGACCGCCGATCTCCCGCCTGAACCGATGCAGGTAATCAGCTTCCCGGTAACGGAAGAGACGTTAACCAGCACAGTGCAGATCAAAGGCAGATCGCAATATCAGCAGGAGACGCTGGTGTATGCCCCCTTTGCTTCCAAGGTGACTTCCTGGAAGGTGGAGAACGGGGCGCAGGTGAAGAAGGGCCAGGTGCTCTTCACCCTGGACCAGAGCACACTCCGTAATGAGATTGCTACGGCGGAGGCGACTGCCCGTAAGGCGAAGCTGGAGGGGGAGCTGAACGCTTTTGTCAGCCAGCAGGAGGATGATTCCTCGGCCCCGGCCGGAACAGAAGCGGAACGGCTAAAGGCCTTGGCTGCCCAGGAAACCGCCCGTCTAAGCGATGAGCTGAACCAGGTGAATGCCGAGATTCAAGCCAAAGAGCTTGCGGAGAAGAAGACGAAGCTGAACACTGCGGTATTCCATGCACCGGAGAACGGCATCTTCCTCTTCGACAGCAGCAAGGAACGGCCACAGACCGTCACTGACAATCAGTACATCGGCAAGATTGTGGACACGAACAAGGTAGAGTTCATTGCACAGGTCGGGGAGCAGGACATCTTCCGCATCAAAAAAGGCATGAAGGTGAAGGTGAAGATGACTGCCGTCAAAGACCTGGTCCTGAACGGAGAGGTAACCGGAGTGGCCAAGTTCGCCACGACGACCACCGGACAGAACACAGCCGGCCAGCTTCCGCAATTCGAGGTGGTCATCTCTATGCAGCCGGACGAGCATTTGATGGGCGGTCTTAGCCTAAGCGGAGACGTCGAGACCTCGCGCAAAGAGAAGGCGGTAGTTGTATCCAATATCGCCGTCATCCGTGAAGGGGATCTAGCCTTCGTTATGGTGGACAAAGGAAACGGCCAGTACGAACGCAAAGAGATCAAGACCGGAATGGAAACGACCGATAAAACAGAGGTGCTGTCGGGACTGAAGGCAGGAGACACCGTGGTTCTGCAATAG
- a CDS encoding NUDIX domain-containing protein — MPNQPVTDPNGLNEEQFLKNYNAGNYERPSVTVDMLIFTVMEQEQDNYRKLADKSLQLLLIQRGEHPFLGQWALPGGFVGISESVEEAARRELYSETNINNIYMEQLYTWGEVDRDPRMRVISCSYMALVDRKALDVQAGDDAAAAAWFDVSYHILETRREVLEQDVRQETLVEIILENEQEKLSGVVKLTETIQGHVRQVSREIVRSTGFSFDHLLMVQYAIERLRGKVEYTDIIFNLMPPLFTLSELQRVYEIILGKELLAAAFRRKIAERVIETDQSTRDAGHRPSKLYRYNREWNLF; from the coding sequence ATGCCAAATCAACCAGTCACCGACCCCAACGGCTTAAACGAGGAGCAATTCCTGAAAAATTATAATGCCGGCAACTACGAACGTCCGTCTGTCACCGTCGATATGCTGATCTTCACCGTAATGGAGCAGGAGCAGGATAACTACCGCAAGCTGGCAGATAAGTCTTTGCAACTGCTGCTGATTCAACGCGGGGAACATCCGTTTCTGGGACAATGGGCCTTGCCTGGAGGGTTCGTAGGGATCAGTGAGAGCGTAGAGGAGGCAGCCCGCCGGGAGCTGTACAGCGAGACTAATATCAATAACATCTACATGGAGCAGCTGTATACCTGGGGCGAGGTAGACCGTGATCCGCGGATGCGGGTGATCAGCTGTTCCTACATGGCGCTCGTGGACCGCAAGGCTCTGGACGTACAGGCAGGGGATGATGCAGCCGCAGCCGCCTGGTTCGACGTCTCATACCACATTCTGGAGACCCGCCGCGAGGTGCTGGAGCAGGATGTCCGTCAGGAGACACTGGTGGAGATTATACTGGAGAATGAGCAGGAGAAGCTAAGCGGGGTGGTGAAGCTTACGGAGACTATTCAGGGGCATGTCCGCCAGGTCAGCCGTGAGATCGTGCGCAGCACGGGGTTTTCTTTTGACCATCTGCTCATGGTGCAGTATGCCATCGAACGTCTGCGCGGCAAGGTGGAATATACGGATATTATCTTCAATCTCATGCCGCCGCTATTCACCTTATCCGAGTTGCAGCGTGTATATGAGATCATCCTCGGCAAGGAGTTGCTCGCCGCCGCTTTCCGCCGCAAAATCGCAGAGCGGGTCATCGAGACGGATCAGAGCACCCGGGATGCCGGACACCGTCCCTCGAAGCTGTACCGGTATAACCGGGAGT